Proteins encoded within one genomic window of Jiangella mangrovi:
- the ychF gene encoding redox-regulated ATPase YchF has product MSLTIGIVGLPNVGKSTLFNALTKNDVLAANYPFATIEPNVGVVGVPDARLGKLAEIFDSARLVPATVSFVDIAGIVKGASEGQGLGNKFLANIREADAICQVIRVFNDPDVVHVDGRVEPKADIETINTELILADLQTIENALPRLVKEARMAKDKQATVDAVEQAKAVLDGGQTVFAAGLDLELLRELHLLTAKPFLYVFNMDDEELGDDALKAELRALVAPAEAIFLDAQIEAELSELDEAEALELLQSMGQEESGLDMLARVGFDTLGLQTYLTAGPKEARAWTIRKGATAPEAAGVIHTDFQKGFIKAEVVSFDDLVSTGSMTEARSKGLVRMEGKDYIMADGDVVEFRFSPTSK; this is encoded by the coding sequence GTGAGTCTCACCATCGGCATCGTCGGCCTGCCCAACGTCGGCAAGTCCACGCTGTTCAACGCCCTGACGAAGAACGACGTGCTGGCCGCGAACTATCCGTTCGCCACCATCGAGCCGAACGTCGGCGTCGTCGGCGTGCCCGATGCGCGGCTGGGCAAGCTGGCCGAGATCTTCGACTCCGCGCGGCTCGTTCCCGCCACCGTCAGCTTCGTCGACATCGCCGGCATCGTGAAGGGCGCCTCCGAAGGCCAGGGGCTGGGCAACAAGTTCCTCGCCAACATTCGCGAGGCCGACGCCATCTGCCAGGTCATCCGCGTCTTCAACGACCCCGACGTCGTCCACGTCGACGGCCGGGTCGAGCCCAAGGCCGACATCGAGACCATCAACACCGAGCTCATCCTCGCCGACCTCCAGACCATCGAGAACGCCCTGCCGCGCCTGGTCAAGGAGGCGCGGATGGCCAAGGACAAGCAGGCGACCGTCGACGCCGTCGAGCAGGCCAAGGCGGTCCTCGACGGCGGGCAGACCGTCTTCGCCGCCGGCCTCGACCTCGAGCTGCTGCGCGAGCTGCACCTGCTCACCGCCAAGCCCTTCCTCTACGTCTTCAACATGGACGACGAGGAGCTCGGTGACGATGCGCTGAAGGCCGAGCTGCGCGCCCTGGTCGCCCCGGCCGAAGCCATCTTCCTCGACGCCCAGATCGAGGCCGAGCTGTCCGAGCTCGACGAGGCCGAGGCGCTCGAGCTGCTGCAGTCCATGGGTCAGGAGGAGTCCGGTCTCGACATGCTCGCCCGGGTCGGCTTCGACACGCTGGGCCTGCAGACCTACCTCACCGCTGGCCCCAAAGAGGCGCGCGCCTGGACCATCCGCAAGGGCGCCACGGCCCCCGAGGCGGCGGGCGTCATCCACACCGACTTCCAGAAGGGCTTCATCAAGGCCGAGGTCGTCTCCTTCGACGACCTGGTCTCGACCGGCTCGATGACGGAGGCACGCTCGAAGGGCCTGGTCCGCATGGAGGGCAAGGACTACATCATGGCCGACGGCGACGTCGTCGAGTTCCGCTTCAGTCCAACGTCTAAGTAG
- a CDS encoding class I SAM-dependent methyltransferase produces the protein MSAPDDPAATPVDQLKERQRAMWAAGDYAAVAVKLGDVGRRIVRSVGVGPGDDVLDVACGTGNAAIPAAVAGARVVGVDLTPELFAAGRDDAAAAGVSVDWREGDAEDLPIADASQDVVLSTFGCMFAPRHEVTARELARVLRPGGRLGLCNWRPDGRAGGFFSVIGRHVPPLPPYASPPPLWGDPDHVRRLFDGTGVTPEFEHDVVDLRFGSVPDVVEFYATRFGPIVAARRLLEPQGRWPALHDDLGTYFEQATAARDGGIVWALEYLVVLGRKT, from the coding sequence ATGAGCGCGCCCGACGACCCCGCCGCGACCCCCGTCGACCAGCTCAAGGAACGGCAGCGGGCCATGTGGGCGGCCGGCGACTACGCGGCGGTCGCGGTGAAGCTCGGCGACGTGGGCCGGCGGATCGTCCGCAGTGTCGGCGTGGGGCCGGGCGACGACGTGCTCGACGTCGCCTGCGGCACCGGCAACGCGGCCATCCCGGCCGCCGTCGCCGGAGCGCGGGTCGTCGGGGTCGACCTGACGCCGGAGCTGTTCGCCGCCGGGCGCGACGACGCGGCGGCCGCCGGGGTCAGCGTCGACTGGCGCGAGGGCGACGCCGAGGACCTGCCGATCGCGGACGCGTCGCAGGACGTGGTGCTGTCGACGTTCGGCTGCATGTTCGCGCCGCGCCACGAGGTCACGGCGCGCGAGCTGGCCCGGGTGCTGCGTCCCGGCGGGCGGCTGGGCCTGTGCAACTGGCGCCCCGACGGCCGGGCCGGCGGCTTCTTCTCCGTCATCGGCCGGCACGTGCCGCCGCTGCCGCCGTACGCCTCGCCGCCACCGCTGTGGGGCGACCCGGACCACGTCCGGCGGCTGTTCGACGGCACCGGGGTGACGCCGGAGTTCGAGCACGACGTCGTCGACCTGCGGTTCGGCTCGGTGCCTGACGTGGTCGAGTTCTACGCGACGCGCTTCGGCCCGATCGTCGCCGCGCGGCGGCTGCTGGAGCCGCAGGGCCGCTGGCCGGCGCTGCACGACGACCTGGGGACCTACTTCGAGCAGGCCACGGCGGCGCGCGACGGCGGCATCGTCTGGGCGCTGGAGTACCTGGTGGTGCTGGGGCGGAAGACCTGA
- a CDS encoding exodeoxyribonuclease VII small subunit, with the protein MQAAEPTYEEARDELIQIVAKLEAGGSTLEESLALWQRGEELAALCEKYLDGAREKLDAAGRAEPDSGAAG; encoded by the coding sequence ATGCAGGCCGCCGAACCCACCTACGAAGAGGCCCGCGACGAGCTGATCCAGATCGTCGCGAAGCTCGAGGCCGGCGGCAGCACGCTCGAGGAGTCGCTGGCCCTCTGGCAGCGCGGCGAAGAGCTCGCGGCGCTGTGCGAGAAGTACCTCGACGGCGCGCGCGAGAAGCTCGACGCCGCGGGCCGGGCCGAGCCCGACTCCGGCGCGGCCGGCTGA
- a CDS encoding DUF1707 SHOCT-like domain-containing protein, with the protein MNDLPARRPEQRAADTDRDLVAEDLRDAFAEGRLDNDEYERRMQAVWSARTYGELDRLTADLPQPLQRERRQAEEQEQQAVAERKKRELREYLDEWQTWLGASVIMLAIWGISSIASGELQNFWPLWPIGIWGAILLVSGIGKRGDGKS; encoded by the coding sequence ATGAACGATCTGCCCGCGCGACGCCCTGAGCAGCGCGCCGCCGACACCGACCGCGACCTCGTCGCCGAGGATCTGCGCGACGCGTTCGCCGAGGGGCGGCTCGACAACGACGAGTACGAGCGCCGCATGCAGGCGGTCTGGTCGGCCCGCACCTACGGCGAGCTCGACCGCCTCACCGCCGACCTCCCGCAGCCGCTGCAGCGCGAGCGCCGTCAGGCCGAGGAGCAGGAGCAGCAGGCGGTCGCCGAGCGCAAGAAGCGCGAACTGCGCGAGTACCTCGACGAGTGGCAGACGTGGCTGGGCGCGTCCGTCATCATGCTCGCCATCTGGGGCATCAGCAGCATCGCGTCGGGCGAGCTGCAGAACTTCTGGCCCCTCTGGCCCATCGGCATCTGGGGCGCGATCCTGCTGGTCTCCGGAATCGGCAAGCGCGGCGACGGCAAGAGCTGA
- the xseA gene encoding exodeoxyribonuclease VII large subunit — protein MALDTSPEKPAPVRVISQLIGQWVARLGPVWVEGQVAQYSRRPGTSTAFLTLRDPHAEVSLTVTCPVALLDTLEVPLADGARVVVHAKPSWYFTRGTLSLAADELRTVGLGDLLARVERLRKILATEGVFADSRKRPLPFLPRVVGLICGRDSKAEHDVLENARRRWPGVRFRVEPVAVQGLNAVSQVMDALRVLDRDPEVDVVIIARGGGSVEDLLPFSDEALIRAVAAATTPVVSAIGHEADSPLLDLVADARASTPTDAAKRVVPDVAEEADRVARARERIRSAVRHRLDRERHGLASLRSRPALADPHHGLRLRAQEVDALVQRARRTVRHLLERAAVDVDHTRARIRALSPAATLERGYAVVQKDDGTVVREPADVTAGDHVRILVSGGEISATIR, from the coding sequence GTGGCCCTCGACACATCGCCGGAGAAGCCCGCGCCGGTCCGCGTCATCTCGCAGCTGATCGGCCAGTGGGTGGCCCGGCTCGGCCCGGTCTGGGTCGAGGGGCAGGTGGCGCAGTACTCCCGCCGTCCGGGCACGTCGACGGCGTTCCTCACGCTGCGCGACCCGCACGCCGAGGTGTCGCTGACGGTGACCTGCCCGGTCGCCCTGCTCGACACGCTCGAGGTGCCGCTGGCCGACGGCGCCCGTGTGGTCGTGCACGCCAAGCCGTCCTGGTACTTCACCCGCGGCACGCTCTCGCTGGCCGCCGACGAGCTGCGCACCGTCGGGCTCGGCGACCTGCTGGCCCGGGTCGAGCGACTGCGGAAGATCCTGGCCACCGAGGGGGTCTTCGCCGACTCGCGCAAGCGCCCGTTGCCGTTCCTGCCCCGGGTCGTCGGGCTGATCTGCGGCCGCGACTCCAAGGCCGAGCACGACGTCCTCGAGAACGCCCGCCGCCGCTGGCCCGGCGTGCGGTTCCGGGTCGAGCCCGTCGCGGTACAGGGGCTGAACGCCGTCAGCCAGGTCATGGACGCGCTGCGGGTGCTCGACCGCGACCCCGAGGTCGACGTCGTCATCATCGCCCGCGGCGGCGGGTCGGTCGAGGACCTGCTGCCGTTCTCCGACGAGGCCCTCATCCGGGCGGTCGCCGCGGCGACGACGCCGGTGGTCAGCGCCATCGGGCACGAGGCCGACTCCCCCCTGCTCGACCTCGTGGCCGACGCGCGCGCGTCCACGCCCACCGACGCCGCGAAGCGCGTGGTCCCCGACGTCGCCGAAGAGGCCGACCGCGTGGCCCGGGCCCGCGAGCGCATCCGCTCCGCCGTCCGGCACCGGCTCGACCGCGAGCGGCACGGCCTCGCGTCGCTGCGGTCCCGCCCCGCGCTGGCCGATCCGCACCACGGCCTGCGCCTCCGCGCGCAAGAGGTCGACGCGCTGGTGCAGCGGGCCCGGCGCACCGTGCGGCACCTGCTCGAGCGCGCCGCCGTCGACGTCGACCACACGCGGGCGCGCATCCGGGCGCTCTCGCCCGCCGCGACGCTCGAGCGCGGGTACGCCGTCGTGCAGAAGGACGACGGCACCGTCGTGCGCGAGCCCGCCGACGTCACGGCCGGCGACCACGTGCGCATCCTGGTGTCCGGCGGCGAGATCTCCGCGACCATCCGGTAG
- a CDS encoding 4-hydroxy-3-methylbut-2-enyl diphosphate reductase, whose protein sequence is MGDMTDSGRVLLAAPRGYCAGVDRAVVTVEKALDHYGPPVYVRKQIVHNKHVVETLEQRGAIFVEELSEVPEGALVVFSAHGVSPMVHAEAGERGLRTIDATCPLVTKVHNEARRFAKDDLDIVLIGHNGHEEVEGTAGEAPEHIQLVESPADVDKVQVRDPSRVVWLSQTTLSVDETYETVNRLREKFPALISPPSDDICYATQNRQVAVKEIARESELVLVVGSANSSNSVRLVEVALDAGADAAYRIDNASEIDEAWLSGVSTVGLTSGASVPEDLVDGVVAWLGERGFPTVEEHRTTEESLIFSLPRELRRDLKAGASAPE, encoded by the coding sequence ATGGGAGACATGACTGATTCGGGACGAGTGCTCCTGGCCGCCCCGCGGGGCTACTGCGCGGGCGTCGACCGCGCCGTGGTCACCGTCGAGAAGGCGCTGGACCACTACGGCCCGCCGGTCTACGTGCGCAAGCAGATCGTGCACAACAAGCACGTGGTCGAGACGCTCGAGCAGCGCGGCGCCATCTTCGTCGAAGAGCTGTCCGAGGTGCCCGAGGGCGCGCTGGTCGTGTTCTCCGCGCACGGCGTGTCGCCCATGGTGCACGCCGAGGCCGGCGAGCGCGGGCTGCGCACCATCGACGCCACCTGCCCGCTGGTCACCAAGGTGCACAACGAGGCCCGCCGCTTCGCCAAGGACGACCTCGACATCGTGCTCATCGGCCACAACGGGCACGAAGAGGTCGAGGGCACCGCCGGCGAGGCACCCGAGCACATCCAGCTCGTCGAGAGCCCGGCCGACGTCGACAAGGTGCAGGTCCGCGACCCGTCCCGCGTCGTGTGGCTGTCGCAGACCACGCTCTCGGTCGACGAGACGTACGAGACGGTGAACCGGCTGCGCGAGAAGTTCCCGGCGCTCATCAGCCCTCCCAGCGACGACATCTGCTACGCCACCCAGAACCGCCAGGTCGCCGTCAAGGAGATCGCCCGCGAGTCCGAGCTGGTGCTGGTGGTCGGGTCGGCCAACTCCTCCAACTCGGTGCGGCTGGTCGAGGTCGCGCTCGACGCCGGCGCCGACGCCGCGTACCGCATCGACAACGCGTCCGAGATCGACGAGGCCTGGCTGTCGGGTGTGTCGACCGTGGGCCTGACCAGCGGTGCCTCGGTGCCCGAGGACCTGGTCGACGGCGTCGTCGCGTGGCTGGGGGAGCGCGGGTTCCCCACCGTCGAGGAGCACCGCACCACCGAGGAGTCGCTGATCTTCTCACTGCCGCGCGAGCTGCGGCGTGATCTCAAGGCTGGGGCGTCGGCGCCGGAGTAG
- a CDS encoding glycosyl hydrolase family 18 protein, translating to MKTRWRTAVAYGAAAGLLVTSVAAAFAVPASAPEDDPAATTAAEAASVRATATAENGYRNVGYFTQWGIYARDYLVQDLDLTGAAGDLTHINYAFANIHPDTLTCFSANRPNGPKDSPAEGDYAGDAWADFGRGFTAAESVDGVGDTWDQPLAGNFNQIREVKAKYPHLKAMVSIGGWTWSRHFSRAAATPESRQRFVSSCIDLFLRGNLPVIDGRGGPGSGAGVFDGFDIDWEWPGVPEELQHPGNHWSENDKENFTALLAEFRRQLDAYGAQTGSSYELSAFLPANPVLIDAGWDVTQIFDSLDFGNVQGYDLHGTWRPDLSGHQANTFDDPANPLEEAQRFSVDAAMSYYVDRGVPPSQLTVGIPLYGRGWTGVTDGGSDGAWQSATGAAPGEFAEEPGTDRYRNLRGGQIFHDEEVLASWSYDGTEFWSFDDPWLVDKKADYITAGGLGGAMWWDLAGDHQNELVGLMGSRLATGGPGDPGGGDVSGGDVSGGDVSGGDVSGGDDGEPQACSAPAWERTTVYVGGDRVSYNGHHWTARHWTQGDTPAPSEWGPWRDDGPCAGGTESGSDTGADSGSDSGSDDGTDAGSETGTEDGGDPGDPGDPPGHRWLTGYWHNFNNGSTVLRVSQVPAAYNLLAIAFADNQPGTAGGITFTLDSGGLGGYTVAQFKADVAARQAAGGTVVISVGGQNGNVNVTNATEAANFAQSTYALMQEYGFDGVDIDLEHGINATYMEQALRQLRNLAGSDLIITMAPQTIDFQAPTFEYYKLALAIRDILTIVNMQYYDSGTMLGCNQQVYAQGTVDFLTALACIQLQAGLAPHQVGLGLPATSQAAGGGYQSPSNVTAALDCLATATRCGGFVPSDPWGPIGGAMTWSVNWDATNGYQFANTLGAYLGTG from the coding sequence ATGAAGACTCGATGGCGTACCGCGGTGGCGTACGGCGCCGCCGCAGGTCTGCTGGTCACGAGCGTCGCGGCGGCGTTCGCCGTCCCGGCGTCGGCCCCTGAGGACGACCCGGCCGCGACGACGGCGGCGGAGGCCGCGTCCGTCCGAGCGACGGCCACCGCCGAGAACGGCTACCGCAACGTCGGCTACTTCACCCAGTGGGGCATCTACGCCCGCGACTACCTGGTGCAGGATCTCGACCTCACCGGTGCGGCGGGCGACCTCACCCACATCAACTACGCCTTCGCCAACATCCACCCGGACACACTGACCTGTTTCTCCGCGAACCGGCCGAATGGGCCGAAGGACTCCCCGGCCGAGGGCGACTACGCCGGCGACGCCTGGGCCGACTTCGGCCGCGGCTTCACCGCCGCCGAGTCCGTCGACGGTGTCGGCGACACCTGGGATCAGCCGCTGGCCGGGAACTTCAACCAGATCCGGGAGGTCAAGGCGAAGTACCCGCACCTCAAGGCGATGGTCTCGATCGGGGGCTGGACCTGGTCGCGGCACTTCTCGCGAGCTGCCGCCACGCCGGAGTCGCGGCAGCGGTTCGTCTCGTCCTGCATCGACCTGTTCCTGCGCGGCAACCTGCCGGTGATCGACGGGCGCGGCGGTCCCGGGTCCGGCGCCGGCGTGTTCGACGGGTTCGACATCGACTGGGAATGGCCCGGCGTGCCGGAGGAGCTCCAGCATCCCGGCAACCACTGGTCGGAGAACGACAAGGAGAACTTCACCGCGCTGCTCGCGGAGTTCCGCCGCCAGCTCGACGCGTACGGCGCGCAGACGGGGTCGTCGTACGAGCTGAGCGCCTTCCTGCCGGCGAACCCCGTCCTCATCGACGCCGGCTGGGACGTCACGCAGATCTTCGACTCGCTCGACTTCGGCAATGTGCAGGGTTACGACCTGCACGGCACCTGGCGGCCGGACCTCTCCGGACACCAGGCCAACACCTTCGACGACCCGGCGAACCCGCTCGAGGAGGCGCAGCGGTTCAGCGTCGACGCGGCCATGAGCTACTACGTCGACCGCGGGGTGCCGCCGTCGCAGCTCACCGTCGGCATCCCGCTGTACGGCCGTGGCTGGACCGGGGTCACGGACGGCGGCAGCGACGGTGCGTGGCAGTCGGCGACGGGCGCGGCGCCGGGGGAGTTCGCCGAGGAGCCCGGCACCGACCGCTACCGGAACCTGCGCGGCGGCCAGATCTTCCACGACGAGGAGGTCCTGGCCTCGTGGTCGTACGACGGCACGGAGTTCTGGTCCTTCGACGATCCGTGGCTGGTGGACAAGAAGGCCGACTACATCACGGCCGGCGGCCTCGGCGGCGCGATGTGGTGGGACCTGGCCGGCGACCACCAGAACGAGCTGGTCGGGCTCATGGGGTCGCGGCTGGCCACGGGCGGCCCGGGCGATCCCGGCGGCGGTGACGTGTCCGGCGGTGACGTGTCGGGCGGGGATGTCTCTGGCGGCGATGTCTCCGGTGGCGACGACGGGGAGCCGCAGGCCTGCTCGGCGCCGGCCTGGGAGCGGACCACCGTCTACGTCGGCGGCGACCGGGTGTCGTACAACGGGCACCACTGGACGGCGCGGCACTGGACCCAGGGCGACACCCCCGCGCCCAGCGAGTGGGGACCCTGGCGCGACGACGGCCCGTGTGCCGGCGGCACAGAGTCCGGCTCCGACACGGGCGCCGACTCCGGCTCCGATTCCGGCTCCGACGACGGCACCGACGCGGGTTCGGAGACCGGCACTGAGGACGGCGGCGATCCCGGCGATCCGGGCGACCCGCCCGGCCACCGCTGGCTGACCGGCTACTGGCACAACTTCAACAACGGATCGACGGTGCTGCGGGTCTCGCAGGTGCCGGCGGCGTACAACCTGCTGGCCATCGCGTTCGCCGACAACCAGCCGGGCACAGCGGGCGGGATCACCTTCACCCTCGACTCCGGCGGGCTCGGCGGCTACACCGTCGCCCAGTTCAAGGCCGACGTCGCCGCGCGCCAGGCCGCCGGTGGCACCGTCGTCATCTCCGTCGGCGGCCAGAACGGCAACGTCAACGTCACCAACGCCACCGAGGCGGCGAACTTCGCGCAGAGCACCTACGCCCTGATGCAGGAGTACGGCTTCGACGGCGTCGACATCGACCTGGAGCACGGGATCAACGCGACGTACATGGAGCAGGCGCTGCGCCAGCTGCGGAACCTGGCCGGCTCCGACCTCATCATCACGATGGCGCCGCAGACGATCGACTTCCAGGCGCCGACGTTCGAGTACTACAAGCTGGCGCTGGCGATCCGCGACATCCTGACCATCGTCAACATGCAGTACTACGACTCCGGCACGATGCTGGGCTGCAACCAGCAGGTGTACGCCCAGGGCACGGTCGACTTCCTGACCGCGCTGGCGTGCATCCAGCTGCAGGCCGGACTGGCGCCGCACCAGGTCGGCCTCGGCCTGCCGGCGACGTCGCAGGCCGCGGGCGGCGGCTACCAGTCGCCGTCGAACGTGACGGCCGCGCTCGACTGCCTGGCGACGGCCACGCGGTGCGGCGGCTTCGTCCCGTCGGATCCGTGGGGACCGATCGGCGGGGCGATGACCTGGTCGGTCAACTGGGACGCCACCAATGGGTACCAGTTCGCCAACACCCTGGGTGCCTATCTCGGCACCGGCTGA
- the rmuC gene encoding DNA recombination protein RmuC has product MTVPGLLIALVALVLGGAVGALVVRVRTAAATATVVAERDAARTELDTVRREKHDLVAEREVDRERMLDAQAEQTRLETELAHARTSGEEKLALLRAEQERLTQEFQRLSADALRQNRAEFLELATEQFKGSEERVKTELEHRRQAVEAMVKPLNDQLEKVTTHAHQLEKARATAYGELRTQLETMGKSSEQLRLETQQLVTALRAPQVRGRWGELQLRRVVEAAGMVEHVDFSEQTTADTSDGKLRPDLVVSLAGGKKVVVDAKVAFNGYLEAMEARDEATRDKRLAAHARHLKTHIDSLAAKQYWEQFTPTPEFVVMFVPSDVFLNAAMERDPTLFEHAFERNVVIATPSTLVALLRTVGYTWRQEALAQNAQEVLTLGRELHSRLATMGGHLARLGRQLDGAVKAYNDGVSSLESRVLVSARKMADLKVVDEEIEAPPQVERAARQLQAPEMVDDALIALEDIQVDPRFGLGPATGKGSRSRRRSGTDG; this is encoded by the coding sequence ATGACCGTCCCCGGCCTCCTCATCGCCCTCGTCGCCCTGGTGCTGGGCGGCGCCGTCGGCGCGCTCGTCGTCCGCGTCCGCACGGCCGCCGCCACCGCCACCGTCGTCGCCGAGCGCGACGCGGCGCGGACCGAGCTCGACACCGTCCGGCGCGAGAAGCACGACCTGGTCGCCGAGCGCGAGGTCGACCGCGAGCGCATGCTCGACGCCCAGGCCGAGCAGACCCGGCTCGAGACCGAACTCGCGCACGCCCGCACCAGCGGCGAGGAGAAGCTGGCCCTACTGCGGGCTGAGCAGGAGCGGCTGACGCAGGAGTTCCAGCGGCTCTCCGCCGACGCGCTGCGGCAGAACCGCGCCGAGTTCCTCGAGCTGGCGACGGAACAGTTCAAGGGCTCCGAAGAGCGGGTCAAGACCGAGCTCGAGCACCGCCGCCAGGCGGTCGAGGCCATGGTCAAGCCGCTGAACGACCAGCTCGAGAAGGTCACCACGCACGCCCACCAGCTCGAGAAGGCCCGGGCGACGGCCTACGGCGAGCTGCGCACCCAGCTCGAGACCATGGGCAAGAGCTCCGAGCAGCTGCGCCTCGAGACCCAGCAACTGGTGACGGCGCTGCGGGCGCCCCAGGTGCGCGGCCGCTGGGGCGAGCTGCAGCTGCGCCGGGTCGTCGAGGCCGCCGGCATGGTCGAGCACGTCGACTTCTCCGAGCAGACGACCGCCGACACCAGCGACGGCAAGCTCCGGCCCGACCTCGTGGTCAGCCTCGCCGGCGGCAAGAAGGTCGTCGTCGACGCGAAGGTGGCGTTCAACGGCTACCTCGAGGCCATGGAGGCCCGCGACGAGGCCACCCGCGACAAGCGGCTGGCCGCGCACGCCCGGCACCTCAAGACCCACATCGACTCGCTGGCCGCCAAGCAGTACTGGGAGCAGTTCACGCCCACGCCCGAGTTCGTGGTCATGTTCGTGCCGTCCGACGTGTTCCTCAACGCCGCCATGGAGCGCGACCCCACGCTGTTCGAGCACGCCTTCGAGCGCAACGTCGTCATCGCGACGCCGTCCACGCTGGTCGCGCTGCTGCGCACGGTCGGCTACACCTGGCGGCAGGAGGCGCTGGCGCAGAACGCGCAAGAGGTGCTCACGCTCGGCCGCGAGCTGCACTCCCGGCTCGCCACCATGGGCGGCCACCTCGCCCGGCTCGGCCGCCAGCTCGACGGCGCGGTCAAGGCCTACAACGACGGCGTCAGCTCGCTCGAGAGCCGGGTCCTGGTCAGCGCCCGCAAGATGGCCGACCTCAAGGTGGTCGACGAGGAGATCGAGGCACCGCCGCAGGTCGAGCGGGCCGCCCGCCAGCTCCAGGCGCCCGAGATGGTCGACGACGCCCTCATCGCCCTCGAGGACATCCAGGTCGATCCCCGGTTCGGCCTCGGTCCCGCCACCGGCAAAGGGTCCCGGTCGCGACGGCGCAGCGGCACCGACGGCTGA
- a CDS encoding sulfate/molybdate ABC transporter ATP-binding protein has product MSLYADLALTRGDLELRIGLAVGAGEVVALLGPNGAGKSTTLQLLAGTLVPDGGRVELDGVTLDDAAQGVHVRPRDRRVGMVVQDYLLFPKMSVLENVAFGLRARGVPREKARAEARGWLSRMGLDGYERRRPGQLSGGQGQRVALARALIVEPRLLLLDEPLAALDAGTRPAVRAELRRHLAGYGGCTLVVTHDPLEAMVLGDRVVVLERGRVVQHGPPAEVARRPRTDYVARLVGLNLLTGVASGRTAELPSGAVVALAHEATGPVHIAFAPVAVTLSPRRPEGSARNAWPLVIADLEAHGDLVRVTTDGPVPVLADVTPLAVADLGLEPGGEVWASVKASEISVYPA; this is encoded by the coding sequence ATGAGCCTCTACGCCGACCTCGCGCTGACCCGCGGCGACCTCGAGCTGCGCATCGGGCTCGCCGTCGGCGCCGGTGAGGTGGTCGCGCTGCTCGGCCCGAACGGCGCCGGCAAGTCGACGACGCTGCAGCTGCTGGCCGGGACGCTGGTGCCCGACGGCGGGCGCGTGGAGCTCGACGGGGTGACGCTCGACGACGCCGCCCAGGGCGTGCACGTGCGCCCGCGCGACCGCCGCGTCGGCATGGTCGTCCAGGACTACCTGCTGTTCCCGAAGATGAGCGTGCTCGAGAACGTCGCGTTCGGGCTGCGGGCCCGCGGCGTCCCCCGCGAGAAGGCCCGGGCCGAGGCGCGCGGCTGGCTCAGCCGCATGGGCCTGGACGGGTACGAACGACGGCGTCCGGGCCAGCTCTCCGGGGGGCAGGGTCAGCGGGTCGCGCTGGCCAGAGCGCTGATCGTCGAGCCGCGGCTGTTGCTGCTCGACGAGCCGCTGGCCGCGCTCGACGCGGGCACCCGCCCGGCGGTCCGGGCGGAGCTGCGCCGGCACCTCGCGGGCTACGGGGGCTGCACGCTCGTCGTCACCCACGACCCGCTCGAGGCCATGGTGCTCGGCGACCGCGTCGTCGTGCTGGAGCGCGGCCGCGTCGTGCAGCACGGGCCGCCGGCCGAGGTCGCCCGCCGGCCGCGCACCGACTACGTCGCCCGGCTGGTCGGGCTGAACCTGCTCACAGGCGTGGCGTCGGGCCGCACCGCGGAGCTGCCGTCGGGCGCCGTCGTCGCGCTGGCCCACGAGGCGACCGGCCCGGTGCACATCGCGTTCGCGCCGGTCGCCGTCACCCTCAGCCCGCGCCGGCCCGAGGGATCGGCCCGCAACGCCTGGCCGCTGGTCATCGCCGACCTCGAGGCGCACGGCGACCTCGTCCGCGTGACGACCGACGGCCCGGTGCCCGTGCTCGCCGACGTGACCCCGCTCGCCGTCGCCGACCTGGGCCTGGAGCCGGGCGGGGAGGTGTGGGCGTCGGTCAAGGCCAGCGAGATCAGCGTGTACCCGGCGTGA
- a CDS encoding DUF4245 family protein — MATSTRGNPSLGDILRSVGVLAGVIAAIAIVFNLLNDPEPRLPPPVDYEQALQTIRGEYDYPVLAPEPVPDGWRATSVDVSQDSSGDRWRLGFLIDGEQFVGIEQSDGEIESYRDDRLADFVPDGESTVDGVTWERLLEDDDAPDRALVRVDGGAITIVRGTVTYEALEEFVTLLR, encoded by the coding sequence GTGGCCACCTCGACTCGCGGCAACCCGTCGCTGGGCGACATCCTGCGCAGCGTCGGCGTGCTGGCCGGCGTCATCGCCGCGATCGCCATCGTGTTCAACCTGCTCAACGACCCCGAGCCGCGGCTGCCTCCGCCCGTCGACTACGAGCAGGCGCTTCAGACCATCCGCGGCGAGTACGACTACCCCGTGCTGGCGCCCGAACCGGTGCCCGACGGCTGGCGCGCCACCAGCGTCGACGTCTCCCAGGACAGCAGCGGCGACCGCTGGCGCCTCGGCTTCCTCATCGACGGCGAGCAGTTCGTCGGCATCGAGCAGTCCGACGGCGAGATCGAGAGCTACCGCGACGACCGCCTCGCCGACTTCGTGCCCGACGGCGAGAGCACCGTCGACGGTGTCACCTGGGAGCGCCTGCTCGAGGACGACGACGCCCCTGACCGCGCCCTGGTCCGGGTCGACGGCGGCGCCATCACCATCGTCCGCGGCACCGTCACGTACGAGGCCCTCGAGGAGTTCGTGACGCTGTTGCGCTGA